From the genome of Candidatus Electrothrix communis, one region includes:
- a CDS encoding M23 family metallopeptidase, with the protein MPSWIFLLTERIHACNPALASGFRQWVWRPGMCFLDDQLWWGEQKKRISPHEGIDLACYADQQGKEHWFTPGHMVSGLFVPAMFSGRVVQLRQDFLNWSLYIRHDQFFRDGAVLHTVYGHVQPKEEACINQEVGEGEPLAVLAAYPRSTVPLHLHFTVAWIPETIPSHQLNWQMLSENQQIILLDPLKTKEWSNCHRTP; encoded by the coding sequence ATGCCTTCCTGGATTTTTCTGCTCACTGAAAGAATACATGCATGCAATCCGGCCTTGGCGAGCGGTTTCCGGCAATGGGTGTGGCGGCCCGGTATGTGTTTTCTGGATGATCAGCTCTGGTGGGGTGAGCAAAAGAAGCGCATTTCCCCGCATGAAGGTATTGATTTGGCCTGTTATGCGGATCAGCAGGGGAAAGAGCACTGGTTTACTCCCGGTCACATGGTTTCGGGTCTGTTCGTTCCAGCAATGTTTTCGGGCCGGGTGGTGCAGCTGCGTCAAGATTTTCTCAATTGGTCATTGTATATTCGCCATGACCAGTTCTTCCGGGATGGGGCTGTCTTGCACACTGTGTACGGACATGTGCAGCCAAAGGAGGAGGCCTGCATAAATCAGGAAGTTGGGGAAGGAGAGCCCCTGGCCGTGCTGGCAGCGTATCCGCGCAGCACCGTGCCGCTTCATCTCCATTTCACCGTGGCCTGGATACCGGAGACCATTCCGTCGCACCAGCTTAATTGGCAGATGCTGAGCGAAAATCAGCAGATTATCCTGCTTGATCCTTTGAAAACAAAGGAATGGAGTAATTGCCACCGAACGCCTTAA